The following nucleotide sequence is from Solanum dulcamara chromosome 7, daSolDulc1.2, whole genome shotgun sequence.
AAATCCAAAGAAAAGGTTCGATCAACTGTAAATAGTCACCAATGATCGTTGCATAGTGATGAAAAAGCCTTCTTATGAAATTTCAAGCCAGAATCTTAACTTTTACCTCTGTCCTTAGAACTGATGAAGAGGATTTCTCACAACAAAGACAAACATGATAACGTAAAGATGTTTGACATTCATAGATTTCTTCCACACCTTAGAAGCATCTATTTTTGTGGACACTAAGTTGAAATTACTCAATTTCgtcttttatcttttttctctcCCACTACaacaaataaagaatttttAGCGATAATTATTTAGCgacaataattaatattttatttataataatactTTGTATAAATATCACTAAATGCTTTAGATACTCTAGATGCAATGACAATAACTCAATTGCCgctaaatataaatattgtcTTTAAAAGGATAATCTATTGCCACTAAATATCTTTTTTGTTGTAGTGTCTTTACGTATAACAGTAGGAAATTGACACTAAAGAAGTTGTATAGGATAGATGTATAAAGCAATACTCTCtcaatttcaatttgtttgtctagtTTTAACTTTGCATAGtgtttaagaaatttaaaaaaaattgaattttgtgGTTTTAAAATAAAGATACGCAAATATACCTAATGTTCTTTATATTGTGTTCTCAAACATGTCATGTGAaatgttaaaattaaagattatttttttaaaagaaaagagaccttaattattttttaaactgaCTAGAAAGGAAAGTAAAACAAACCGATTCAAACGGAGGAAGTATTTGTattaaagactatgacatggATCTAAAAACACTTATTGCTAAAAAgggcaagaaaagaaaatgatgaTTCTATGTGCTACTGGACTTTCCTAATACTGCAAAATTTGTTGTAAAAAGGATGATAGATGACATGGGATAGAGAGATGAACTAACTGTATTCTGTATACCCTAAAATTTTTGACTTGATGAGGGCATCTAACAGGAACAAAAACAACTTCACCTAATTTTTGAACCTGCAAAAGGAAATGAAAGCATAGTGAACACAAGACGCAGTTTCAAAAAACTAGATTTTACATGAGACATGCAAAATGAGGATACTAGGTGaattaaattggagtttatgcaGTATCAAATTTCTGTTATAACTTTGGCTAGCTAAGAGATGTAATTTGTGAACCATAGAAGATAAGAAATCATAAAATAGCTAATTATCAACCGAGCTGATGTGCTATAACGTACATTACATGTCTTCACACTAAGCATCAAAGTGATTATTACGAGACTTACAATATTTAACATCACACCATTACAGAAATTACAATGACAATCACCAAGACGAAAAATATCGAGCCATCACCGCATagcaaattatcaaattatcaaatacTCAGTTACTGGTTCATTATACTAACAAATGGTTGCTAGTTAAACTGAGTCACGAATTAGCATTAtcatatagagcccgtttggataggcttaaaaaaagtaacttttatgtatgaagtgtttttagaactttgaagtgctgaaagttatttttataaataaacagttgaaTGTTTGGATAAACGTGTTTATGCTGAAAATAAGTTGTGATGTGTTTGGTAAATAAGTGTTGTTAAGCACTTATTTTCTGTCAAAATGACTGAAATACCCTTAAAGCTGTTAACACCATAATAAGTTgatttaaaagatttttaaactCTAAAGTTGATTTAAATCAAAAGTAATTTATAATGTAAAATCACTTCcactataaaatatttatttaagttatttttttataaatacatgtTACTTAAGGGGAAAATGTGGTATCATTCGATTATTAATTaaacatttttataaataagttaatttcttGCTGATCTATTAACTACTTTTCTTTCCATCGGCACTCACCCTTAGggattaataattcaaaatttaaataatatgatTTCCgattattgaaaaataaaaattgaagacGAAATCAAAAACCAAAATGCAATCATTCAGATACTCTGTTTCCAGGTTCACAAAATATGATGGATTAATCTTGCATAAAAGGACCTTTGAAAccttttgatgttgttgttgagaaaagaGTCTTTGGAAACTATTAAAGAGTAGTTGCGTAATTCGAATAAAATTTTTGCGAGGTCGAAAATGTGGCCAAGAATATTGGTGATCATATCTACAAATATTTTCAACCGAAACCACTCCACTATCAATACAAGAAGTGgaaaatattcatataatagAGGCATCAAGCATTAGAAATATTACTAGCAACCATATCACGAAACCCCATCCAATAGACATCATTCTGTTCTCCTACATCTTCGACATCTACATTGTTATCTCTTGAAGTTGTGCCaatatcattagaatcaaccgaTGGAATATAGCTCTCATTCTCGGCTGTTTGGAATGCATCATCCACATTGCATTTCTTTCTAATATAATTGTGAATGGCCATAGTAGCAAGTACGGTGTCCCTTTGTGTGTCAATGTGATAGTATGGCATGTCTCTCAAAATAGACCATCTTGCTTTCCAAACGCCAAATGTGCGCTCTAATACATTTCTACAAGAAGAGTGTAAATAGTTAAATTTCTCAATGCATCCTCTTGGCTCTCGCAATTGTCGAGTTGCACCGCGGCGAAATTCAGCTAGGTGATATCTTACATTATTTCCTTTGTATGGAGCCATGTATCCTTTCATGTGTGAATATCCTGAATCAACTAGATAATATTTGTTTCCGCATGGATGTGGAAAGTTGAGCTCTTCTCTAATAAGGGCCTCAGCAAATATACAACTATCGTGAGCTGCTCTTTCCTAGCCAGCCCATGCAAATGTAAAACACATATTAAAATCAACAACGGCAAGAATATTCTGAGACGAATAACCTTTACGTCTAATACATGTAAATTAAGAGAGATTTCTAGTATTATGCCATATTTTGATCAACTTGATGCAAATATATTAAGAAGGTTTAGAAGGGTATCAATTGAATTGATTGAGTCTCCAAAATTGTTGACGCACCCATGTCGGATCCTtcaaaaatgcactacttttggaggatctaACCTGCACCcatcaacatttttgaagagttcgagcaacatatggcacaacGACAATGAATGTGCTACATTTGATGAAGGTTAAAAGTTGAAATAGTTTAgaagattaaaaaaaacttcCACATTAACAGGTAAAAGTAAACTTTTACAAGAATTCACCATACATGCATAGTGTTGTATCTCTGCTTAGATGTAAGAACAAATGAGGTAGAAGTACCTACAAATAATCtatatttatgagtagattcaATTCTCTCCTCTTAAATGTATCTACAAACTAGCCAAGGCCATTGTATTTGAGTTTCAGAAAACTGGAATTTGGTAACATTATGTCTTAAACGTAATTCTTGAGTACAGAGGAATATTGAGACACTGAACATATGCTTCGGTTTGCCAGCATTAGACATGAGACATCAATAGTTGATTAATAAAAGCGTTGTGTAGAAAGCCGCTTGCCACATAGTAGACAAACATTTCAGTTTATCGAAGAAGCTGGAGATTTTTACCAACTACCAGCCTTCTGCTTTGTAGCAGGCCATTTCTTCATCAACTTATCCAAACCAGTTATGTCACTGCAAACTCCTTTGTCGCCATAGAAGAGATAGATTGAACACAACATTTGATCAAATTATGTGATGttgatttatttaatatttaatatttaaactACTAATTTAAGTAAGGCATGGTGTATTTTATTCTGTGTTAATTAGTTAGTATTTGTCATGAACTGTTTGGTTAAATGAAATTTAATACAGTTGGCCAGTAGCTATAACTAGTAAAGCATCTTAGttaaatgaatttaattttatatattaacaaTTTGACGGtaggaaaaaaaagtttattGTAACGACtaattaggtcgttttgagtattaggaatttttagttcataaaagactcatcccgtaaatttttaattaggtattttggatttttttgataattatggttatttagttgaggagAAAACTtcgataatttatttaattagtgggttaaagtgttgatttaattaatactctataccaattattaaagaaaaaggatagggtttataaatttttatacataattagtttgaaaaaaaaagaagaagagaatagCGACTACGAACAAAAGCAGAAGCTGgagaaaaaaatacggaggaagaaagaaaagaaaggggaaaagaaaaataaaggagaagagaaaaatagaaatttttattccaaagcgtcaaggtaattattctcatcctttccattaaatttttatgtgattatgaacatatttttagggtatattggtggagaaataatgctaaaataaggaaatatgaccctagggttcttcacataaaatcttaatttgggggtcgaataacgatccgttttagctgaaatttgacatgtgaatttattttatcatgagtgaacataatcggaaagaaaatttcagatttgacttcaatgactcgggatgactttttgacccaatttttttatccgaaaataaatatagctatatgggtgtcattggattcgtattcttatgaagattatgtatttgaacatattttgaTCATTCGGAAGCGTTACGAGAGGCTCAAGTTctaaagtaattatttaatttaattgaggtttaaccctagttttgaaattcataaaatatgggagttgacatgttaagtggcatcaagattaggaacgtgtttatagaattgggtgagttattggggctaggttaaacatatatatataatattggtgtttacggattagtttacttataaatattatatttttgatagattgagattggtctgaggcattgaagaagggaaaagacattggtggatgagcttgctttactttggttcttcggttgagttaggttatggtttttattctatatcatagatagactcttaatagtgattgatattcattgagtaatgtgtgaagtttactacgcatttaattattgtggtttggatggttgatatgttgttgtgattggtctgaaatcccgaggccatgaaatccataatcttgaacttgccctatcaaaaatggtgccttgaataaagaaggcttgatgaaatattgttaatgaagtggaatgtaatcatgaagaatgataaattaattatatttggatcgggtgtcacgttccgacacggtatatttgaatctggtgtcatattccgacacggtatatttggatcggatgtcacgttctgacatgatatatttggatcgggtgtcacgctccgacacggtatatttggattgagtgtcacgttccggcatggtaatattaaaggaaaataaattaaaatgacttaatactacccaatctccaataactcattttccaaaagggtgtgatatggaggcgtgagtcctcatgtgtgatcttaatattgttgattagttatgaaattgttcattgtgttgtcacttgatcttgatcttattggttgccacctgttaagtgttacggttgattttccgctattacttattgcatattgattcctattttgagtcggcgatgatacctactcagtacatgttgtcctgtactgacccctacttgtatcttttcttgttttattttgtggggtgTAGCGAGTGctccaccgacttcgactcaacctcagctctagtcagtctccagttcataagatttcagggtgagctatccttctaactggcgatggaatctcttgtcatgacatggttgtcacaccccgatatcaacagggtgtgatgggcacccgaccccgATACCTATGATCGATCAGTCCCCAGCTCGACCCGATGACCTAGGAGGTGAAATATGTTCCCCATCACTATCTGGGTGCCATTTACTTGTCTGTCCCTCGTCGTCTTCCTCGCTTGAATCCAAAATATATTGATATCCAGGAAATTCTTGGTTCACCGACGACCAAGATAGAGGGCTCGAATATATCGTAACACTTACCGTAGGAGCTGGCCTGACATAGTGTTCGGTCATAAGAGCAGCTGGCGTGGCTTCTAGAACCACTTTCCTAGTCATCAGATGCTCTTGGGGACCTGCCGTTGAGCCTTCCGAAGGATCGGTCTCTATAACATAATCAGGGTCTTCAGAGGGATCCGTCTCAATCGAATAACTGGGGCTCTGCCTACTTGGTCCTGGAGCCTGAGGTCCCATATGTACCCTAGGGACCTTCTCTGCACCTCCTATACTGTCTAGAGCTAGTCTCTTCATCTCCCACCACAGCCTGTACCCACCTGCAAGAAAGAGGGTCAGAAACAAGCTTCCCATAGAGGTCTGACCGTACATCTCGTAGTCCGTTAGAAGGAGATTATCCTGATagacagctctatcgcacgatctaagataatAAAAGAAGATAATATCCTGAATGTCTTATAGACTCCTGTTTATAAATGTGGCCGGTttcacacccataaacaagactctactagacacgactttgCAGACAACCCTTTGACcgacctgctctgataccactttgtcacaccccgatatcaacagggtgtgatgggcacccgaccccgagctcggagccgagcgaacccgctgcTTCATAGcacatacttaatctatttagacttttacatcaataagaaaaaaaacatagcTAAGCTTTCCGAATCTCTCCTCCCATAAAACTCGTGACATACGACATAATAATATATCggctggtgacgccgcttacaaagctgacactctatacccacgactctgtctgcaaagtctctaacttcgaatgaaacatcatagcgcatatactctgactcggcagcactccaggaacaagtggagttgctaaccccgctggaaaatcttctatagtaacttCTACTTGTCTGTGTGTACCTcgtggcatgaaacgcagcccccaatgaaaagggggtcagtacgagtaatgtaccgagtatgtaaggcatgcaaattagcataataaagaacataaggtataaacaaccatatcgtagaatcatagaaatatagtgagataagagagtaacctgtacatatgagtgctcTTTTAGGCCAGATgtcatgcatgcttgtcttatcatataaaacatatctttttcatatgcatagaaaatagaagtcatatcaccgaacaacgtcggcgtgccTACATATTTCCCGCatccgggcatcccgcgtccaggatgaaaattactccaactgatcaggtgggaatgcgtctatagcgccacatatacacctccccatatcccccatatacatatacgtatacatatacatatagacagcatgcacgagagccCAATGAAAGTCGTAtatttatcggagtgacggaaggtcggtaacctccgattgtattatagactaaccatggtcgctttgtctcaccttgaaggaacaattattataggatgagactatcaacgaaagataatattaagagaacgtagaataaggtcacaatctcataagacgccaaatcgtatacatatgcacataggacgaattttcaagactcatagaataatcggaatgagctatgattaacaaaacaagataagagtcatgtcaagtacctttcaaaaattaccatggattatatcaaaataaaacttttgaaatcatatacgcgtatctaagcacgagaaaatatcctttggaaactcaagaaaattggtcatcctagtggctctacgaataagacttccttgaaattgtataaaatgccatatacttgtttcataaaaatcatgccaaaaagaaagagtagctctatatatttatgtcaaaacatgccaagagaaagaagggtaaaccttaCATACATAAAGCCGCTTTTATCTTAGCCATCttagacatattctcatcctcgacatcgtcaatgtcgttgtaaaacatatccatcgtcattgtcataaaagcttgtaatattgtaaacctttgttttggaaaatcatagacattttggaaaacattgacggaTTATAGGAAAAGTggtcatttccttgggaccgTTGACACCTAACTTTtggaaacaaagaaaatatggaagcacttatgaaaccataacatcggaatcatgccttgaaaaagaagggtaagcctcacatacttataccaaagacatgccaaaagaaggaacggttagcttcacataccttgtccgcttccttagtcaCCACACCTAACTCTTGGCATTTCCaaaaatctataacaagattAATAAATGCCAACATTAGCTATAGGTATCCAAGAACCTCATTCTAAACTAGCATTTTGTCTACTGAAATTTCGACAGCACTTTCCCTGTAAATACACCACCTCCGAGAATTtaactcggccaaaatatcaacaacaccCACAAGCATACCAACAACATTAACAATTattacaaaacacaatttacTCTAGtagtcttcttctttttcttcttttttcttttattacatAAGGCCACAATTTCTACTCCAACTTCACACCTTCAAACTAATATCAACATTTCTTATTCACTTACTAGCTCAAGACCATTTCAACATAATTCGAAAGAAATTAACA
It contains:
- the LOC129894797 gene encoding uncharacterized protein LOC129894797, which codes for MAPYKGNNVRYHLAEFRRGATRQLREPRGCIEKFNYLHSSCRNVLERTFGVWKARWSILRDMPYYHIDTQRDTVLATMAIHNYIRKKCNVDDAFQTAENESYIPSVDSNDIGTTSRDNNVDVEDVGEQNDVYWMGFRDMVASNISNA